From Seriola aureovittata isolate HTS-2021-v1 ecotype China chromosome 16, ASM2101889v1, whole genome shotgun sequence, one genomic window encodes:
- the LOC130184347 gene encoding zinc finger protein 420-like — translation MDQAGNLPGLLLKPETKLRKADIQQLLVRTEEVPCEQQEWSSSLDQEDQEDPECPHIKEEQEELWTSQEGEQLQGLEEADITKFTFTPDPVKSEDDDEDSDVQQLLVRTEELPPEQQEWSSTLDKENPEPPNIKKEQEELWTSQSESVCNLNPDRPLQLDPDNRVSDSTDCKTEGDWMETREPQSVLNSLKIIEVPANDVRCSTGKKTYSCSECGKIFGRSPHLKIHMRTHTGEKPFSCPFCAKSFTQKVNLTYHMSVHTGEKRFSCRFCDQRFTWYTQLKSHQCVCESSQLHQSQIEENRDAEPGEKSFSCSECGKIFSRKDNLNIHMRIHTGERPFSCTVCGKSFKHGGHLTQHISVHTKENRFSCSVCDKRFTWLYQLKRHKCGGESSQLHDLWTSHEEADITKFTFTPVPVKSEDDDDEEKPQSSQLHQGETEENRDLVGGEDCGGPGPNRNPDPARHLQSDTDDKTEDFGWKETHEHESVKVPGIDSGCNTVKKSFSCSECGKIFGRKEHLQTHVRIHTGERPFSCSDCGKTFGCKRSLLGHMTSHTGEKPFSCSQCGKRFGRMVNLKTHERLHTGERPFSCPFCGKGFTQKVHMTQHMAVHTGEKQFSCSICDKKFTWLSGFRRHKCGSEQSELEDTEENSEVEPGDKPFRCRECGNRFNHKHNLKAHMRIHTGEKPFSCSVCGKGFIASGALKKHLRTHSGEKPFSCQVCGIRFTQGGNLKRHMAQHTGETRKKPFCCSVCGKSFTQVSNMKRHMVQHTVTETSQSQETDSPDLRENQQDETKSQLMTEVQTVTD, via the exons ATGGATCAAGCCGGAAATCTTCCTGGTTTGCTGCTAAAACCTGAAACGAAACTGAGAAAAGCag ACATCCAGCAGCTGTtggtgaggacagaggaggttCCCTGTGAGCAGCAGGAGTGGAGctccagtctggaccaggaggaccaggaggacccagaGTGCCCTCACattaaagaggaacaggaggaactcTGGACCAGTCAGGAAGGAGAGCAGCTTCAAGGACTGGAGGAGGCTGATATCACCAAGTTCACATTCACTCCTGACCCTGTGAagagtgaagatgatgatgaagattcAG ACGTCCAGCAGCTGTTGGTGAGGACAGAGGAGCTTCCCCCTGAGCAGCAGGAGTGGAGCTCAACTCTGGACAAGGAGAACCCAGAGCCCCCCAACATTAAAAAGGAACAGGAGGAACTCTGGACCAGTCAGTCAGAATCAGTCTGTAACTTAAATCCAGATCGACCTTTACAGCTGGATCCTGACAATAGGGTGTCAGACTCCACAGACTGTAAGACTGAAGGTGATTGGATGGAGACCAGGGAACCTCAGTCAGTTTTAAACTCCCTGAAAATTATTGAAGTCCCTGCAAATGATGTGAGATGTAGCACAGGCAAGAAAACATACAGCTGCTCCGAGTGTGGAAAAATTTTTGGCCGCAGCCCACATCTGAAGATTCACATGAGGActcacacaggagagaaaccattcaGCTGCCCCTTTTGTGCTAAAAGTTTCACACAGAAGGTAAATCTGACGTACCACATGTCCGTCCACACAGGGGAGAAAAGATTCAGCTGCCGTTTTTGTGACCAAAGGTTCACTTGGTATACGCAGCTCAAAAGccaccagtgtgtttgtgagtccTCACAGCTTCATCAAAGTCAGATTGAGGAGAACAGAGATGCAGAGCCAGGTGAGAAatcattcagctgctctgaGTGTGGGAAAATCTTCAGCCGCAAGGACAATCTGAACATTCACATGAGAATCCACACGGGAGAGAGACCATTCAGCTGCACAGTGTGTGGGAAAAGCTTTAAACATGGAGGACATCTGACACAACACATATCTGTCCACACAAAGGAGAACAGGTttagctgcagtgtttgtgacaAAAGATTCACGTGGCTCTATCAGCTTAAAAGACACAAGTGTGGCGGTGAGTCCTCACAGCTTCATGATCTCTGGACTAGTCATGAGGAGGCTGATATCACCAAGTTCACATTCACTCCTGTCCCTGTGAagagtgaagatgatgatgatgaagagaaacCTCAGTCCTCACAGCTTCATCAGGGTGAgactgaggagaacagagacTTAGTGGGAGGAGAGGACTGTGGAGGACCAGGACCAAACAGGAACCCAGATCCAGCAAGACATTTACAGTCAGATACTGATGATAAGACCGAAGATTTTGGTTGGAAAGAAACTCATGAACATGAGTCTGTAAAAGTGCCTGGAATTGATTCAGGATGTAACACTGTCAAGAAatcattcagctgctctgaATGTGGGAAAATATTTGGCCGCAAAGAACATCTGCAGACACATGTGAGGATTCATACAGGAGAGAGACCGTTTAGCTGCTCCGACTGTGGTAAAACATTCGGCTGTAAGAGGTCTCTGCTGGGCCACATGACAAGTCACACCGGAGAGAAACCATTCAGCTGTTCTCAGTGTGGGAAAAGATTTGGCCGCATGGTCAATCTAAAGACACATGAGAGActtcacacaggagagagacCGTTCAGTTGTCCATTTTGTGGTAAAGGTTTCACACAGAAGGTGCACATGACTCAACACATGGCTGTCCACACGGGAGAGAAACAGTTCAGCTGTAGTATCTGTGACAAAAAGTTCACGTGGCTGTCGGGGTTCAGACGACACAAGTGTGGCAGTGagcagtcagagctggaggacaCTGAGGAGAACTCAGAGGTGGAACCGGGCGATAAACCGTTCCGCTGCCGTGAGTGTGGGAACAGATTtaatcacaaacacaacctGAAAGCTCATATGAGAattcacacaggagagaaaccgtTCAGTTGCTCTGTTTGTGGCAAGGGCTTTATTGCAAGTGGAGCTCTGAAGAAACACCTGAGGACTCActcaggagagaaaccattcaGCTGCCAAGTTTGTGGCATAAGATTTACACAAGGAGGAAATCTGAAACGACACATGGCACAGCACACCGGGGAAACACGAAAGAAACCGTTTTGCTGCTCAGTCTGTGGTAAAAGCTTTACACAAGTATCAAATATGAAACGACACATGGTGCAACACACTGTGACTGAAACAAGTCAGTCACAGGAAACAGATAGTCCAGACCTGAGAGAGAATCAGCAGGATGAAACCAAGAGTCAGCTGATGACTGAAGTTCAAACTGTCACTGACTGA
- the LOC130184368 gene encoding zinc finger protein 84-like, with the protein MRTQTGEKPFSCPLCGKRFIRKGRLTQHMAVHSGEKPFSCCLCHKRFTCCAQVKNHECVHKSSQLHHSKTEPPAPEPDRISVPDGCLQPVSDDNTSESSEPESEDDDDDGEKPQSSQLHQSQTEENREAEPPGGSSAEHMETEADGEDGGGPGPDRNSDPDRHLQPGSDDNTSGSYEPEMEDSDDGWTETQKSFSCSDCGKRFGRKGNLQTHLRTHTGEKPFSCSVCKKCFGCRSTLTKHMLTHTGEKQFGCSFCGKKFHIKGTLVRHMETHRTREKEFSCSVCVKKFYDKSTLVRHMRTHITTDKTPSCSFCRKNFYDKSSLEKHKATHTAREKTFSCSECERKFYLEAHLKGHMRIHTKGEKPFSCPVCAKTFKLNDYLKKHMKVHTGEKPFNCPVCDKRFTWYPQLKAHQCVGETS; encoded by the coding sequence ATGAGAACTCAGACAGGAGAGAAACCGTTCAGCTGCCCTTTGTGTGGTAAAAGATTTATACGAAAGGGACGTTTGACGCAACATATGGCCGTCCACTCCGGAGAGAAACCgttcagttgttgtttgtgtcacaAAAGATTTACCTGCTGTGCACAGGTCAAAAACCATGAATGTGTTCACAAGTCCTCACAGCTTCATCACAGTAAGACTGAGCCTCCAGCACCAGAACCAGACAGGATCTCAGTTCCAGATGGTTGTTTACAGCCAGTTAGTGATGACAACACGTCAGAGTCTTCTGAACCTGagagtgaagatgatgatgatgatggagagaaaCCTCAGTCCTCACAGCTTCATCAGAGTCAgactgaggagaacagagaggcagagcctCCAGGCGGCAGCTCAGCTGAACACATGGAGACAGAAGCTGATGGAGAGGACGGTggaggaccaggaccagacagGAACTCAGATCCAGACAGACATTTACAACCAGGATCTGATGACAACACTTCGGGGTCTTATGAACCAGAGATGGAAGACAGTGATGATGGTTGGACGGAGACGCAGAAATCTTTTAGCTGCTCAGACTGTGGGAAAAGATTTGGCCGAAAGGGAAATCTGCAGACTCACTTGAGAACTCATACGGGAGAGAAACCATTCAGCTGCTCAGTTTGTAAGAAATGCTTTGGATGCCGCTCAACCTTGACAAAACACATGCTAACGCACACAGGGGAGAAACAATTTGGTTGCTCATTTTGTGGAAAGAAATTTCATATCAAGGGAACTCTGGTGAGACACATGGAAACCCacagaacaagagagaaagaattcAGTTGTTCAGTTTGTGTAAAGAAGTTTTATGATAAGTCGACTCTGGTAAGACACATGAGAACCCACATAACAACAGACAAAACTCCCAGCTGTTCATTCTGCAGAAAAAATTTTTATGACAAGTCATctctggaaaaacacaaagcgACCCACACAGCACGAGAGAAGACGTTTAGCTGTTCAGAATGTGAGAGGAAATTTTATTTAGAGGCACATTTAAAAGGTCACATGAGAATCCACACAAAAGGAGAGAAACCATTCAGCTGTCCCGTTTGTGCaaagacatttaaattaaatgattatctgaagaaacacatgaaagtgcacacaggagagaaaccctTCAACTGTCCCGTTTGTGACAAAAGATTCACATGGTACCCACAGCTGAAAGCCCATCAGTGTGTTGGGGAGACCAGCTGA